The sequence ATGGACGGGAGGGCAAAAGCGCAAGAGACGCAAAGGTGGAGGGGGAAAGGGTGGACGTGGTGGACGGGGTGGACACGAAAAACACACACCTGCGGGATTAACCGTGACTTTGCGCATAAAATCCAAGCAGGCCATGATTTAAGTGGGCACAGGAAACCTCATCCGCCGTTTCTGGTTGAAAAGAGGCGGTGGTGGTGTTGAGCGCTTTGAGACGGAAGCTTTAGAAAGTGGTGATGTTGTTGAACACGTTGAGACTTAAACTTTCCGACTGGCTGCGCCGTTCGGAGACCACGGGCCCGGTGATTGTCGCCGTGATTATCGGCGTCTGCACCGGGTTCGCGGCGGTGGCGCTGCGCTGGTCCGTGGATTATGTCCAGGCAATGCTGCAGGAGGGCCTGGGGGGGCGGATCAGCGGGGTGTGCGAGTCGCTGCACCCGTGGCTGGGGCTGCTGTGGCCGGTGCCGGTGGTGGCCCTGGGGGGGCTGGTTGTGGGGCTCATTTCGCGCTATCTGGCGAAGGAGACGCGGGGCCACGGGGTTCCGGAGGTGATGGCGGCCGTGGCCCGCTCGGGGGGGCGCATCCGCGCGCGTGTGGCCGCGGTGAAGCTGGTCTCGGCGGCGGTGACCATCGGCAGCGGGGGGTCCGCGGGGCGCGAGGGGCCCATCGTGCAGATAGGCGCGGCATGCGGTTCGGCGCTGGCGCAGTGGCTGCGCCTTTCGGACCGGATGATCATTTTGTGCGTGGCCTGCGGCGCGGCGGGGGGCATCTCGGCGACGTTCAACGCGCCGATGGCGGGGGTGCTTTTCGCGCTGGAGGTGATTGTGCGGCGTTTCACGGCCCGCTATTTCGGCCTGGTCGTGGTCAGTTCGGCGGTGGCGACCATCACGATGCGGACCCTTTCCAACGAGGGGGACTACCCGCGCTTCCCGCTGGTCGAGGGTTACCGCATGGTCAGCCTGTGGGACCTGGTGTTCTTCGTGCTGATGGGGGTGCTGTGCGCCCTTGCGGCGCGGGCCTTCGCGCGCACCCTGTTTTTTGTCGAGGACCGCGCGGCGGGGCTTCGGATTCCGGGCGAGCTGAAGCCCGCGCTGGGCGGGGGGATCATGGGGCTGCTCGCGGTGGCGACGCCGCAGGTGATGGGCTCGGGGTACGGGGCCATCAGCGACGCGCTGAACAACAACCTCGCGGGCCCGCTGCTGCTGGCCCTGTGTGTGTCGAAGATACTTTGCACGGCGCTGACGGTGGGTTCGGGCGGTTCGGGGGGCGTGTTCGTGCCGGCGCTGTTCACGGGGGGCATGCTCGGCGGGGCCTACGGCTCGCTGGTGCACGGCTGGGCGCCGGAGCTGACCTCGAGTCCCGGGGCCTACGCGCTGGTGGGGATGTCGGCGGTGTTCGCGGCGGGGGCGCACGCGCCGATCACGGGGATCATCGTGCTGATCGAGATGACGGACAACTACCACATCATTGTGCCGCTGATGAGCGCGACGGTGCTGGCGACGTTCATCGCGCAGCGGATGTCGCCGGACTCGATGTACACGGCGAAGCTCCGGGCGCAGGGCATCGAAATCCAGGACACGCCGGAAGTCAACCTGATGGACGCGATCACGGTGGCGGAGGCGATGGACGAGGCGGTGGACTGCGTGGCCGAGGAAATGCCCGTGCCCGAATTGATCGAGCGGCTGCACCGCGACCACGAGCGGGGCTACCCCGTGGTGAACCTGGACGGCGACCTGGTGGGCATCGTGACCATGCGGGACGTGGAGGAGGCGCTGATGGGGCGGAACACGGCGGAACTCCGGGTGCGGGACATCTGCACGCGGAACGTGGTGGTGTGCCGTCCGGACCAGACGCTGAGCGCGGCCATCTCGCAGTTCGGCGTGCACAGTTTCGGGCGGCTGCCGGTGATAGACCCGGACCGTCCCAGCCGCATGGTGGGGATTCTCCGGCGGACGGACATCGTGTCGGCCTATCTGGACGCGTGGCGGCGCGGGAGCGAGATGACCGAGCGGGACGAGGCGCTGCGCTCGGCGCGGGTGGGCCATGACATGGTGCTGGCGCAGGGCACGGTGGGCGCGGGCGCGGCGCTGTCGGGGAAGACGGTGCGCGAGGCGGTGTTTCCAGAAAAGGCGACGCTGGGCGTGATCCGGCGCGGCCCCATGTCCGTGGTGCCGCGCGGGTCCACGGTCATCCAGCCGGGGGACACGCTGGTGCTGCTGACCACGCGGGGCGACGCCCCGGAGGTGCGGGAATGGCTGGGGAAAATGACATGAGCGCCGCGCACGGCTGGGACAGCGCGCTGGCGCTGGCGCTGCGGGCGGCCGACGCGGGCGCGCGCCTGCTGAAGGGGCGCTGGGGGACGCGGCACGAGGCGGTGTCCGTGACGGCGCATGATGTGAAACTTCGGGACGACCTGGACTCGGAGGCGGAGATACTGGCCGTGCTGGCGGAGAGTCCCTGGCCCATACTGGCCGAGGAGAGCGGGGAGCACGGGGCGGCCTCTGACCCGGAGACGCCCTGCTGGGTGGTGGACCCGCTGGACGGCACGCTGAACTACAGCCGGCACATCCCCTACTGCTGCGTGTCCGTGGCGCTGAGCCTGGGCGGCGCGCCCGTGCTGGGCGTGGTGCATGATTTCGTGCACGGCGAGGTGTTCTCGGGGGTGCCGGGCCGGGGCGCGTGGTGCAACGGCGCGCCGGTCCATGTGTCCGGCGTGGACACGCCGGGGCGGGCGGTGCTGGGGCTGGGCTATCCCATCGGGTTTGACTACGACGACGCGGGCATACTGGCGGTGCACCGGCTGGGTTCGGGTTTCCGCAAGACCCGGCAGATGGGGTCCGCCGCGCTGTTGCTGGCCCATGTGGCCTGCGGGCGGATGGACGCGTACATGGAGGACGACATCTATTACTGGGACATCGCCGCCGGGGCGGCATTGGTGACGGCGGCGGGCGGGTTTGTGGTGATGGGGCCCTCGCGGGAACATCCCTGGGCGCGGCGCATCCGCGCGGGGTCCAGCGCGGCGGTGTGGCCGGGGGAGGGGTGAGCGGGGATGCGGAGGGCAGTGGGTGGCCGGGGGGCATGGGACGGATAGGACGGATAGGACGAATGGACAGGGGGCGGGGTGGACGGGGCCGCCAACGGTGTCACTTGTCAACAGCCCTGGACGGGCTTCCTGTGTTTTTCGGCGGCGCCTTCGTGGGTGTGCCGCGCAGGGGCTTATTCAATCACGGGGCTGTCGGGGCCGGCGGGGGCGAAGCGGTTCCATCGGATGACCCCGGAGGCGTCCACAAAGAAATACACGCCCTGGCCCGGACCGCCAATCTCGGGGGAGGCGTGGACGTGGAAG comes from Candidatus Hydrogenedentota bacterium and encodes:
- a CDS encoding chloride channel protein, translated to MNTLRLKLSDWLRRSETTGPVIVAVIIGVCTGFAAVALRWSVDYVQAMLQEGLGGRISGVCESLHPWLGLLWPVPVVALGGLVVGLISRYLAKETRGHGVPEVMAAVARSGGRIRARVAAVKLVSAAVTIGSGGSAGREGPIVQIGAACGSALAQWLRLSDRMIILCVACGAAGGISATFNAPMAGVLFALEVIVRRFTARYFGLVVVSSAVATITMRTLSNEGDYPRFPLVEGYRMVSLWDLVFFVLMGVLCALAARAFARTLFFVEDRAAGLRIPGELKPALGGGIMGLLAVATPQVMGSGYGAISDALNNNLAGPLLLALCVSKILCTALTVGSGGSGGVFVPALFTGGMLGGAYGSLVHGWAPELTSSPGAYALVGMSAVFAAGAHAPITGIIVLIEMTDNYHIIVPLMSATVLATFIAQRMSPDSMYTAKLRAQGIEIQDTPEVNLMDAITVAEAMDEAVDCVAEEMPVPELIERLHRDHERGYPVVNLDGDLVGIVTMRDVEEALMGRNTAELRVRDICTRNVVVCRPDQTLSAAISQFGVHSFGRLPVIDPDRPSRMVGILRRTDIVSAYLDAWRRGSEMTERDEALRSARVGHDMVLAQGTVGAGAALSGKTVREAVFPEKATLGVIRRGPMSVVPRGSTVIQPGDTLVLLTTRGDAPEVREWLGKMT
- a CDS encoding inositol monophosphatase, encoding MSAAHGWDSALALALRAADAGARLLKGRWGTRHEAVSVTAHDVKLRDDLDSEAEILAVLAESPWPILAEESGEHGAASDPETPCWVVDPLDGTLNYSRHIPYCCVSVALSLGGAPVLGVVHDFVHGEVFSGVPGRGAWCNGAPVHVSGVDTPGRAVLGLGYPIGFDYDDAGILAVHRLGSGFRKTRQMGSAALLLAHVACGRMDAYMEDDIYYWDIAAGAALVTAAGGFVVMGPSREHPWARRIRAGSSAAVWPGEG